One window of the Trifolium pratense cultivar HEN17-A07 linkage group LG2, ARS_RC_1.1, whole genome shotgun sequence genome contains the following:
- the LOC123908258 gene encoding uncharacterized protein At2g34160-like produces the protein MEAIVILTNSGEMKNVTNINGGDLEKEKKIRIQVSRSKKPLYFYLNLAKKHLKMDYDVELCALGMAIPTVIIIAEILKRNGWGIEKSIMASTIDAKEDKQGRVIPKAKLDILMGKARNADQSADQSTDASTSTEE, from the exons ATGGAAGCGATCGTAATCCTAACCAACTCCGGTGAGATGAAGAACGTCACCAATATCAATGGCGGCGACTTggagaaagagaagaagattCGTATTCAGGTTTCCAGGTCTAAGAAACCTCTCTACTTCTACCTCAATCTCGCTAAG AAACACTTGAAGATGGACTATGATGTTGAGCTCTGTGCACTAGGCATGG CTATTCCAACTGTGATAATCATAGCTGAAATTTTGAAACGCAATGGATGGGGAATTGAGAAAA GTATAATGGCATCCACTATTGATGCTAAGGAAGACAAACAAGGTCGTGTGATTCCAAAGGCTAAG CTTGATATTCTGATGGGAAAGGCTAGGAATGCTGACCAGAGTGCTGACCAGAGTACTGATGCTTCAACTTCAACAGAGGAGTAG
- the LOC123908255 gene encoding protein CDC73 homolog, which translates to MNPMRMRMDPLTLLRDFTMRGELDKIVRLNTDFRFGDEYTFPCSLETAYRSTKGNRYTLETLVHYIKNHHLKHTEYFQNTLALGIPSVTLPDRKPILNYLQGILSTTDSIEYLPEDPSEDPTSLNQQQQPSQLPNSDQIVEEVQVPPLDFIAMIRAAEKPLKDRESLLECKNRDFYSVLVAATKREEERQRMESHQRKDGLVAKSRLMGSSDDFGDEMGYDQTPKPKMHLKIGEGVPIILVPSAFQTLITIYNVKEFLEDGVYIPTDVKVKQMKGARPDCVTVQKKLSRDRAVTAYEVRDKPAALKPEDWDRVVAVFVLGKDWQFKDWPFKDHVEIFNKITGFFMRFEDDSIESAKTVKQWNVKIISISKNKRHQDRAAALEVWDRLEEFVRSRSHS; encoded by the exons ATGAATCCGATGAGAATGAGAATGGATCCACTGACTCTTCTTCGTGATTTCACGATGAGAGGCGAATTAGACAAGATAGTCCGTCTCAACACCGACTTCCGTTTCGGCGACGAATACACCTTCCCCTGCTCTCTCGAAACCGCTTATCGTTCCACCAAAGGTAACCGCTACACACTCGAAACCCTAGTTCATTACATCAAAAACCACCACCTCAAACACACTGAGTATTTCCAAAACACCTTAGCTCTCGGAATCCCCTCCGTTACTCTTCCCGATCGGAAACCTATCCTTAACTACCTTCAAGGCATTCTCTCCACCACCGATTCCATAGAATATCTCCCCGAAGACCCTTCCGAAGATCCTACTTCTCtcaaccaacaacaacaaccctcTCAACTTCCCAATTCAGATCAAATCGTTGAGGAAGTGCAAGTGCCACCGTTGGATTTCATCGCCATGATTAGAGCAGCTGAGAAGCCTCTCAAGGATCGTGAATCGCTACTCGAGTGTAAGAATCGTGACTTCTACAGTGTTCTTGTCGCGGCTACAAAGCGCGAAGAGGAGCGTCAGAGGATGGAGTCTCATCAGAGGAAAGATGGTCTAGTTGCAAAGAGTCGATTGATGGGTAGTTCTGATGATTTTGGTGATGAAATGGGATATGATCAAACTCCTAAACCTAAAATGCATCTCAAAATTGGGGAAGGTGTTCCTATTATTTTGGTTCCTAGTGCTTTTCAGACACTTATTACTATCTATAATGTTAAGGAGTTTTTGGAAGATGGGGTTTATATACCTACTGATGTTAAGGTTAAGCAGATGAAGGGTGCTAGGCCTGATTGTGTTACTGTTCAGAAGAAGCTTAGTAGGGATAGAGCTGTTACTGCTTATGAAGTTAGGGATAAGCCCGCTGCACTTAAGCCCGAGGATTGGGACCGTGTTGTCGCTGTTTTTGTCTTAGGGAAAGACTGGCAGTTCAAGGATTGGCCTTTTAAGGACCATGTCgaaattttcaataaaa TTACCGGATTTTTTATGCGTTTTGAAGATGATAGTATAGAGTCAGCAAAGACTGTGAAACAGTGGAATGTGAAGATTATCTCG ATTAGTAAGAACAAGCGGCATCAAGACAGGGCTGCAGCATTGGAGGTGTGGGACAGACTAGAAGAATTTGTACGCTCACGATCACATTCTTGA
- the LOC123908257 gene encoding non-specific lipid transfer protein GPI-anchored 5 yields the protein MAHRKMNMGLVLVVMAMLCAGAAAQSSCTNVLVSLSPCLNYITGNSSTPSSGCCSNLASVVSSQPACLCQVLGGGASSLGISINQTQALALPGACKVKTPPTSQCNTKNAASPADSPAGTEAESPNSAPSGTGSKSTPSTGDGSSSGNSIKLSVPLLLILAAAYASVF from the exons ATGGCACACAGAAAAATGAACATGGGTTTGGTTTTGGTTGTAATGGCAATGTTGTGTGCAGGAGCTGCTGCGCAGTCGAGTTGTACAAATGTGTTGGTCAGCCTGTCCCCTTGTCTTAACTATATCACAGGGAATTCCTCGACCCCGTCTTCAGGATGCTGCTCAAACCTTGCCAGTGTGGTGAGTTCACAACCAGCATGCCTGTGTCAGGTTCTCGGTGGGGGTGCATCATCACTGGGAATCAGCATTAATCAAACTCAGGCTCTTGCCTTGCCTGGTGCTTGCAAGGTGAAAACCCCACCCACCAGTCAGTGTAATACTAAGAATG CTGCTTCCCCAGCAGACTCACCAGCAGGAACAGAGGCAGAGTCTCCAAATTCAGCTCCATCAG GAACCGGATCCAAATCCACTCCCTCGACCGGTGATGGATCATCCAGTGGAAATTCAATCAAGCTGTCAGTTCCTCTGTTACTTATATTGGCCGCAGCATATGCTTCAGTTTTCTGA
- the LOC123908256 gene encoding non-specific lipid transfer protein GPI-anchored 20, with protein MKHFTSLCRLAVLFAVAMIMAAPAYAQITTPCNISMISSSISPCMGFLTNSSSNGTSPTADCCSSIKTLTSGSKDCFCLVVTGNVPFTLPINRTLAISLPRACNLPGVPLQCKTSGSPLPAPGPASLGPSLSPASAPSLSPQGSSILPSPVTPSQSPQPETTTPLSPSANPDIPSATPGSGRSDLTPSSAGSSSYSLLSSVVAIVFGFAVFKHC; from the exons ATGAAGCATTTCACATCTCTTTGCCGCCTAGCTGTGCTATTTGCCGTGGCTATGATCATGGCTGCACCGGCCTACGCCCAAATCACAACGCCATGTAACATATCAATGATAAGCAGTTCCATCAGCCCTTGCATGGGTTTCCTCACAAATAGCAGCAGCAATGGCACCTCGCCCACTGCTGATTGCTGCAGTTCTATCAAGACTCTCACAAGTGGAAGCAAAGATTGTTTCTGTCTCGTTGTCACCGGCAACGTTCCTTTTACATTACCAATCAACAGAACCTTAGCTATCTCTCTTCCTCGTGCTTGTAACTTGCCTGGTGTTCCACTTCAATGCAAAA CCTCAGGTTCACCACTTCCTGCCCCAG GACCGGCGTCTCTCGGGCCATCTCTTTCCCCTGCATCTGCTCCATCTCTTAGTCCTCAAG gTTCTTCTATACTCCCCTCACCGGTTACACCTTCTCAGTCACCACAGCCTGAGACAACTACTCCATTATCTCCGTCAGCGAATCCTGATATCCCATCTGCAACACCAGGAAGTGGCCGCTCTGATCTGACTCCATCATCTGCTGGATCATCATCTTACAGCCTCCTATCATCTGTTGTGGCCATTGTATTTGGATTTGCTGTTTTTAAACACTGCTAG
- the LOC123910096 gene encoding non-specific lipid transfer protein GPI-anchored 25: MENAIFFFQLMLSFSIFAVTEAAAPPPPPSSRGGCTDQLILFSPCLSYVSSPPNNLTETASTKCCDAFSSSFAPNSLCFCYLLRDDQILGFPLNSTRLLSLSSLCLSPPPTTSSLNSLCADSSVLPPLGSADILRNPVNSSVTGTVTGGAGGKTVPRNDKGAGTMLNGSTSTLNGDGYYKLLLLSQLLAFFFVRLPLLNTLYF, encoded by the exons ATGGAAAACgccatcttcttcttccaacTCATGCTAAGTTTCAGTATCTTTGCCGTTACAGAAGCAGCGgcgccaccaccaccaccttcaTCAAGAGGAGGATGCACCGATCAGCTAATTCTATTCTCACCGTGTCTTTCTTACGTTTCGTCTCCTCCAAACAACCTCACGGAGACAGCTTCCACCAAATGCTGCGACGCTTTCTCATCGTCGTTCGCACCTAACTCTCTCTGTTTCTGTTATCTCCTCCGTGATGATCAGATCCTCGGTTTCCCTCTCAATTCTACAAGACTCCTCTCACTCTCATCTCTCTGCCTCTCGCCTCCTCCAACCACCTCTTCTCTCAATTCACTTTGCGCAG ATTCATCGGTTCTTCCTCCTCTCGGCAGCGCAGATATTCTTCGGAATCCAGTCAATTCTTCGGTAACAG GGACAGTGACCGGCGGTGCAGGAGGGAAAACGGTACCCCGCAATGACAAGGGAGCAGGGACAATGTTGAATGGCTCAACTTCAACACTCAATGGTGATGGATACTACAAGCTTTTGCTACTCTCTCAATTACTTGCATTCTTTTTTGTTAGGCTTCCACTCCTCAACACTCTCTACTTTTAA
- the LOC123906025 gene encoding pentatricopeptide repeat-containing protein At2g37230: MASTSKLLKWRPTLHQPIFSSRLSTSTSIAAEPLSEPDHSPPDPPPQQQSQTFQSQSSSSSSQSSNPELIITRMLNNRDWTTRLQNSIRSIAPKFDSNLVYNILHATTNPDQALNFYRWLERVNLFTHDTNTTLKMIQILTRYSKLNHARCILLDLPKKNLPYDEDMFVALIEGYGRAGIVQEAVKIFQKLDSNNKTVKSYDALFKVILRRGRYMMAKRLYNAMLREGIEPTRHTYNILLWGMFLSLRLDTAVRFYQDMKSKGIEPDVVTYNTLIHGYFRFKKVDEAESLFAEMKEKNLMPTVISYTTMLKGCVDAGRVDRAVEVFEEMKNSGIKPNAVTYTTLLPGLCDADKLVEASNVLGEMVARYIAPKDNSVFMKLMNCQCEAGNLDDAVNVLKAMIRLSIPTEAGHYGLLIENFCKANVYDRAEKLLDKLVEKDIILRPENSFEMGPSAYNPMIEYLCDNGRTVKAETFFRQLMKKGVLDSVAFNNLIRGHSKEGNPESALEIATIMSRRGVPSDSDSYRLLIESYLRKGEPADAKIALDHMLEGGHQPDSSLYRSVMESLFEDGRVQTASRVMKSMVEKGVMENMDLVSKILEALFIRGHVEEALGRIDLLMQNGCEPDFDHLLSILCEKEKRIAALRLLDFVLEKDIIIDFSNYDKVLDTLLAAGKTLNAYSVLCKILAKGGATDWSSRDLLIKSLNQEGNTKQADILSRMIKEKVASPPKKASRAT; the protein is encoded by the coding sequence ATGGCGTCCACCTCCAAGCTTCTCAAATGGCGTCCAACTCTCCACCAACCTATCTTCTCTTCCCGTCTCTCCACTTCCACTTCCATCGCCGCCGAACCTCTCTCCGAACCAGACCATTCCCCTCCCGATCCACCACCTCAACAACAATCCCAAACCTTCCAATcgcaatcatcatcatcatcatcgcaaTCCTCCAATCCTGAACTCATAATCACCCGCATGCTCAATAACCGTGACTGGACAACTCGTCTTCAAAACTCCATCCGTTCAATTGCTCCAAAATTCGATTCCAATCTTGTTTACAATATTCTTCACGCCACCACAAACCCTGATCAAGCCCTAAATTTCTACCGATGGCTCGAAAGGGTGAATCTTTTTACACACGACACAAATACCACTCTTAAAATGATTCAAATTCTTACTCGTTACTCTAAACTTAATCATGCTCGTTGCATTTTACTTGATTTGCCCAAAAAGAATTTGCCTTATGATGAAGATATGTTTGTTGCTTTAATTGAAGGTTACGGTCGCGCTGGGATTGTTCAGGAAGCTGTTAAGATCTTTCAGAAATTGGATAGTAATAACAAAACTGTTAAATCTTATGATGCTTTGTTTAAGGTGATTTTGAGGCGAGGACGGTACATGATGGCGAAAAGGCTTTACAATGCTATGTTGAGAGAAGGTATTGAGCCGACTAGACATACTTATAATATTCTTCTTTGGGGTATGTTTTTGTCTTTGAGATTAGATACTGCTGTTAGATTTTATCAAGATATGAAAAGTAAGGGTATTGAGCCTGATGTTGTTACTTATAATACTTTGATTCATGGTTATTTTCGGTTTAAGAAAGTTGATGAGGCTGAGAGTTTGTTTGCGGAAATGAAAGAGAAGAATTTGATGCCTACTGTTATTAGTTATACTACTATGTTGAAAGGGTGTGTTGATGCGGGGAGGGTTGATAGGGCGGTTGAGGTTTTTGAGGAGATGAAGAATAGTGGGATTAAGCCGAATGCTGTTACGTATACTACTTTGTTGCCGGGGTTGTGTGATGCTGATAAATTGGTGGAGGCTAGTAATGTTTTGGGGGAGATGGTGGCGAGGTATATTGCTCCTAAGGATAATTCGGTATTCATGAAGCTGATGAACTGTCAGTGTGAAGCCGGTAATTTGGATGATGCGGTGAATGTGTTGAAGGCGATGATACGATTGAGTATTCCTACTGAGGCGGGTCATTATGGTCTGTTGATTGAAAATTTCTGTAAGGCTAATGTGTATGATAGGGCGGAGAAATTGTTGGATAAGTTAGTTGAGAAGGATATCATCTTGAGACCGGAGAATTCCTTTGAAATGGGTCCTAGTGCTTATAATCCGATGATTGAGTATCTGTGTGACAATGGGCGGACAGTGAAAGCGGAAACTTTTTTCCGGCAGTTGATGAAAAAGGGTGTCCTGGATTCAGTTGCTTTTAATAATTTGATCCGTGGGCACTCGAAAGAAGGCAACCCTGAATCTGCACTTGAGATTGCAACTATCATGAGTAGGAGAGGGGTTCCTAGTGATTCAGATTCCTATAGATTACTTATTGAAAGTTATTTGCGGAAAGGAGAACCCGCTGATGCTAAAATAGCTTTGGACCACATGCTTGAAGGTGGACATCAACCAGATTCGTCCCTTTATAGGTCAGTTATGGAGAGTTTGTTTGAAGATGGCAGGGTCCAAACTGCAAGCAGAGTAATGAAAAGTATGGTGGAGAAGGGGGTGATGGAGAATATGGACTTAGTTTCGAAGATATTGGAGGCGCTTTTCATCAGAGGTCATGTTGAAGAAGCTCTGGGAAGAATTGATTTGCTTATGCAGAATGGGTGCGAACCTGATTTTGACCATCTTCTATCTATTCTCTGTGAGAAAGAAAAGAGGATTGCCGCTCTAAGATTGCTAGATTTTGTTCTTGAGAAAGACATCATCATAGACTTTTCAAATTATGATAAGGTTTTAGATACTCTCTTAGCAGCAGGAAAGACCCTCAATGCATACTCTGTCTTATGTAAAATTCTGGCGAAAGGAGGTGCAACGGATTGGAGCAGCCGTGATTTGCTAATCAAGAGCCTTAATCAGGAAGGGAACACAAAGCAAGCAGATATCTTGTCGAGAATGATCAAAGAAAAAGTAGCAAGTCCTCCAAAGAAAGCAAGTAGAGCTACATAA
- the LOC123906024 gene encoding probable RNA helicase SDE3 — MSTVGYRSDEECSVIGEKAEIGFLDFEEERSVCSYVPDDGAPVIVSVPFAFVNGKPQSVSVGETAVELITINNTTDQPVDLWSVHIFASNPPDSFTLSLTEPPPENSNAESFIESFRVEDRMLQPGEILKIWLSCKTKDMGMYSSVVYFDVGDDKIERVVFLLVEDKISKSLISNRPYSKGRRKDKFVVDAFVPGARPAGKTNRKYVNRLPRYEVPKDIRLLLEDNQVPQVIEDGLTKRSYGSYFKTLIIMEEIQLEDDMRTYDMECVTMRRRGNNFLSMEVPGLAERRPSLVHGDHIFAKLASEQDQNSAPIYQGFIHRVEADEVYLKFDPEFHHYHRDEDLYNVHFTYNRLNMRRLYQAVEAAENLGTDFLFPSSFRRRCIKTTNLVPISGSLNEEQMSSIKMILGCKGAPPYVIHGPPGTGKTKTIVEAILQLYQHHKNTRILVCAPSNSAADHILEKLLAEKDIEFRENEVFRLNATARPYEDVKPEFLRFCFFDEMIFKCPPVSALKHYRIVVSTYMSASLLFAEDVARGHFSHMFLDEAGQASEPETMIPIAHLCRRDTVVVLAGDPLQLGPVIFSKKAEEYQFGVSFLERLFRCELYGSGDANYITRLVRNYRCHPEILYLPSKLFYYGELMACRDPTTFTITAEFLPNKEFPVLFFGIQGCDEREGNNPSWFNRIEVSKVVETVRKLIAGGKIGEEDIGIITPYRQQVLKIKQTLENLDMPDVKVGSVEQFQGQEKDVIIVSTVRSTIKHNEFDRVHCLGFLSNHRRFNVAITRAISLLVIIGNPHIICKDDHWSQMLWHCVDNSSYQGCALPERIERFEEDLGEDSGFGFNEDNTWPSNNGEFGQDSSQSELPKPVTDEAGWSDGWNSYPSNNVESCQDGWNTYSSNNVESGKDGWNTYPSNNVGSGQDSFQSELPIPCTNEDEWSDGWK; from the exons TAACCATTAATAATACTACTGATCAACCAGTGGACCTGTGGAGTGTTCATATTTTTGCCTCAAACCCTCCGGACTCTTTCACTCTTTCTCTCACTGAGCCTCCGCCGGAAAATTCAAATGCTGAGAGCTTTATAGAATCTTTTAGGGTGGAAGACAGGATGCTTCAGCCTGGCGAGATCTTAAAAATATGGTTGTCTTGCAAGACCAAAGACATGGGCATGTACTCATCTGTTGTGTATTTTGACGTGGGagatgataaaattgaaaggGTGGTTTTCCTCTTAGttgaagacaagatctcaaaaTCTCTGATTTCCAACAGACCTTATTCAAAAGGAAGAAGGAAAGACAAATTTGTTGTAGATGCTTTTGTTCCTGGCGCACGCCCTGCAGGGAAGACAAATCGGAAATACGTAAATAGGCTCCCAAGATATGAAGTTCCCAAGGATATTAGACTCCTGCTCGAGGACAACCAGGTCCCTCAAGTCATTGAAGACGGTCTTACAAAAAGGAGTTATGGGTCTTATTTCAAAACACTAATAATTATGGAAGAGATACAATTAGAg GATGATATGAGGACTTATGACATGGAATGTGTAACTATGCGACGGAgaggaaataattttttgtccatGGAGGTTCCCGGGCTTGCTGAGAGAAGGCCATCACTGGTGCATGGGGATCATATCTTTGCCAAGCTGGCTTCTGAACAGGACCAAAATTCTGCACCTATTTATCAG GGATTTATTCACAGGGTTGAGGCTGATGAGGTCTATTTGAAGTTTGATCCTGAATTTCACCATTACCATAGAGATGAAGATCTCTACAATGTCCACTTCACGTACAATAGGCTCAATATGAGAAGGTTATATCAAGCCGTTGAGGCAGCAGAAAACTTAGGAACTGACTTTCTCTTTCCATCTTCATTCAGAAGAAGGTGCATTAAAACCACTAATCTGGTTCCCATATCTGGTTCTTTAAATGAGGAGCAAATGTCTTCAATCAAAATGATTTTGGGTTGCAAAGGGGCACCACCTTATGTGATTCATGGGCCTCCCGGTACGGGGAAGACTAAGACAATAGTGGAAGCAATCCTCCAGCTCTACCAACATCATAAGAATACTCGCATTCTTGTCTGCGCCCCCTCAAACAGTGCAGCAGACCACATACTGGAGAAACTCCTTGCTGAAAAGGATATTGAATTTCGTGAAAATGAAGTATTTAGGCTCAATGCCACAGCCAGGCCTTATGAGGATGTGAAACCTGAATTTCTCCGCTTCTGCTTCTTCGACGAGATGATATTTAAGTGTCCCCCGGTCAGTGCCCTCAAGCATTATAGGATTGTGGTATCCACATATATGAGTGCCTCTCTTCTTTTTGCAGAAGATGTTGCCCGTGGTCACTTCTCTCACATGTTCTTGGATGAGGCTGGCCAAGCTTCAGAACCTGAAACCATGATCCCTATAGCCCATCTCTGCAGAAGGGACACTGTTGTTGTTCTGGCTGGAGACCCATTGCAGTTGGGCCCAGTAATATTTTCCAAGAAAGCAGAAGAGTACCAATTCGGGGTTTCTTTCTTGGAACGATTGTTTAGATGTGAGTTATATGGCAGTGGAGATGCCAATTATATAACAAGACTTGTTAGAAACTACCGATGTCACCCTGAAATTCTCTACCTCCCTTCAAAGCTGTTCTATTATGGGGAATTGATGGCATGTAGAGATCCCACAACTTTCACGATCACTGCAGAATTTCTCCCTAATAAGGAGTTCCCTGTTCTTTTCTTTGGTATCCAAGGATGCGATGAAAGAGAAGGGAATAACCCATCATGGTTCAACCGAATCGAAGTAAGCAAGGTTGTAGAAACGGTAAGGAAGTTGATAGCTGGTGGCAAAATAGGAGAGGAGGATATTGGCATTATAACTCCATATAGGCAACAAGTGTTGAAAATAAAGCAGACACTTGAAAATCTAGATATGCCTGATGTCAAAGTTGGCAGTGTTGAGCAATTTCAGGGACAAGAAAAAGATGTTATCATTGTATCAACTGTTCGATCAACCATCAAACACAATGAGTTTGACAGAGTTCACTGTCTGGGCTTTTTGAGCAACCATAGAAGGTTTAATGTGGCTATAACCCGTGCTATATCATTGCTGGTTATAATTGGGAACCCCCATATTATATGCAAG GATGATCATTGGAGCCAAATGTTGTGGCACTGTGTGGACAATTCATCCTATCAGGGTTGTGCTCTTCCAGAAAGGATAGAACGTTTTGAGGAGGACCTTGGAGAGGACTCTGGCTTTGGCTTCAATGAAGATAACACATGGCCCTCTAACAATGGAGAATTCGGCCAAGATTCCTCCCAGTCAGAGCTCCCTAAACCTGTCACTGATGAAGCTGGATGGTCTGATGGCTGGAATTCATACCCCTCTAACAACGTAGAATCTTGTCAAGATGGCTGGAACACATATTCTTCTAACAATGTAGAATCTGGCAAAGATGGCTGGAACACATACCCCTCTAACAATGTAGGATCTGGTCAAGATTCTTTCCAGTCAGAGCTCCCTATACCTTGCACCAATGAAGATGAATGGTCTGATGGCTGGAAGTAG